AGGTTAGTGTCCCTGTCACAGCATATACAGAATGTTCCAGCAAATACTCCCaaacttttttaaaattgcctgtggcagatagcacaattctagacCATGAGCTGGCGTAttcaaagaggtggacattacttgcacaaaaatttgaAATACAAAATtgtctaattaaaaaaaaaattcgcaaatTAACTTTAAATAATTATGACATATATTGCAGTCATAGAGGAAATCATTTTAGAATGCCAACACCACAAGCCATCAGAGCAAAGGGCAATGAGGatactgttgcagtttttaagaaCAACAGGTCTGGACAAGCTGCTGAAGCCTGTTTTATAGTGCCataagtgctactgtgctgtgcggcaATAGTATGAAGTGACAATGACTGCGATTGTGTAACTGTGCTCCCTTTATTCCTCTTTCTACTTTCCTGTCAATTTATTTTCCCCGCCCTCActccccagcatagggtagcgaaccggatctttctctctggttaacttcccagCCTTTCCCTTTTCTCTCGCTACAAGTTCTAGCGGgtagactgcaaggcatatccacttgaaaaaaattgtgtggatgacaccatttatgaGAAATGTGctgtcaaacttgcagtaaaaatgcactaGCGTTCCGATTTTCTGCACTGAAGGACAAAAGTAACTGAAATGCCAATGCATTTTCCCGCAACATAAGGGAATTAAGattttgaaactggtgtcatgagaattcgttccaagtggatctgccttgcaaacttcccggctagaatttgtaaattgcaatatgtgccataaagtaattagatAAAGACTTTGATTTTTGTTAAtgagttgattatgcatttcaattttctgTGCAAGTCCacctctttgagtagaccagctgaTGGACcagaattgtactatctgcctcaggcaattaaaaaaattgtttgaaagtgctcgctgaaacacccaCTATACAGGAACACATGCAGAAGTCCCTGCTAAACAGTCGCAACTCACCCCCAACCACCTCCAACCAGCCAGGGCTCAAAGAACTTACTGCCTCTGTGTGCCATTCTTACATCAATGCAGCTGTCTGGTGGCATCCTTCCTTCAAGCGACTTATTCTCCGTGCAATGTCTCATGCAGTCGAAACCAATGGACACTGCTTAGTGGCACACATCAAGGGGCAAGGATGCCAGGAGATTAGCACGGGAAGATAAAAGCATACATGGGAGCAACTGTAAGTCTCTCTCCACATCCAAAAAGCATGTACATAGTGTTTTTTGTAGACTGCCTCTCACACACAAAATTATACTATGCAGTCTTGTGTGCTTTAAAGGCAGCATTTTCAACATTAGACAAGCACATTACCATTCTTCACATTCATGGAATCCCAACGTGCTGGTGGGCTAGCTGTCGAAACAGAATACACACACACTAGATGAACACACTTCGTATGTCATATCCTACCTCTTGCCTGCTTCTTTATCAAACTGCTTGCTTTGAGACGTTTGCAACTACAAGCACATGACTAATCTTGGGCAAAGTGCTCTGCATCAGATGCTACATGCTAATGGCCCTGTCTACTGCTTTTTGTTTCCGTTCATTCCCAAGCGTTGCAATATAGTGTATACTGCACATTTATGCTATGTATAGACTGCTGTGCACTTTAAGACCATCAGCATACATGGACCATGCAAACTGCATTATTCTTGTGGCCGTTACACTCATGCCAGCAATTCTTTCCacttcattatgcgagtaaaaaTAATGTGCAGTGGTATGTGATGACATGGCATTTGCTGGCTGCTTACATAGTTCAGAAGTTAGTAGTTTTTACAAGCTTGTGGCTTTAACTACGAGCATCACACAATAACTTTGGCTGCCATGAATGCACTAGTCACAAACAATAATTTGCACGTTACTTTGATGGTGTTGCCAGCAGCTAAGCTTGTTCACTACTAACATCAAGATTGAAAGACACAACATGGGCCACAGGCAAACAGAAACCTTTTTTGTAAAGAACAGCAATGATAAATGCTTCTTTGTTTGCATTACAGCCGTGATATTTAGAAAGTCCAGTGTAGTAGAGGCGTTGAGGTGATCAGAGGCTTACTTTTAAATAATTCGGTCAACAATACTGTGCACTGAACATCAGGATGAAAGTATgatgctttagcaaaatcttAGTTTGTTAGTTGGTGTGTCATACTTCAGGAAATCATTGGTGCAATACTATAGACACAAAGAACACATATGATAACACAGGTGCCAACTTCCAACTGCATTTATTCTGAACAATTTGCTTTTATGCACAGCCAAGCTATGTGATCATGGTGAGCATGTTACAAAAGCAATAACAAAGTGCAAATGCTAAGTGATCAATCGCACATGCTAATCACTTTACGGAGTCTGCATCAGGAGCATCCTCCTTAGTTATGGGAAAGAGTACATCAGGCAAACTGGTCATTTAATGATCGCATAATCGTGTGCGGCAGCACAGGCTATGTCAAGAATGGTTTTGGCAGCCTAATGGCCGTGCATTGCAAGGAATGTGGGTGTGAATTTTACTCAAACCAAGTTTATTAGCATAGGTAAAGGTAGACTGAGAGGGGGGTAAAATAAAGGCCTGTTACATCAAGCAATGTGGTGACGCTTGTGTCAGTATGAAGTTTTTATGCCTTCTCGATGAGGAACTGCTTTTCCTGGGCAACTATCTGCATGTGCTTTTTGATTAGCATGTGCAGTTGATAACTTCGCATTCGCTTTGTGTTGTTTTTGTAGCATGTTCATTATATTACGTGACTTGCATGTGCATATAAGTGAATTCTTGCTCGAAATAAATTCATATGGAAGTTGGTGCCCATCCTGTCCTATGTGTTTTTCTTCCGCGTATATTTCGTGCCATTGATTTGCTGAAGTATTATGATTTACCCTCCAATTTATTGGAGTCCATTTCCTTTATAGGCAGATGCACCTGCTCTGTCTCATACAGTCAAACCCCCCTATCTCAAAACTATAAAGAATAACTGATCAGTCAAGCTGGAAGTTTATTTATAAGACAATTACCTTTGGGTTCATATACATAAGTCAGATTATAGCTCACCAAAGATTTCGTAAGACATGCAAGCTACATCTTTATCAACAATTTTACAGCAAGTAAACCAGTCGTAACTCTTCTGTTTCTCTTTCCAGCAATTCATCAGCTCTCACGTGTGATAATCTCAGGATTACTAATAAGACTGCACACTTCAAGCAAGCTAGCGCTGTTCATTCCCAGCAGCATTTTAGAACGACAGCATGGAACATGTGGTACAATACGGAAGACAATGCAATCATTGCcttgtttcttcttgttttagTGAAAATGCCAAAACAGATTGTGCAGGTTTCCTAGTTCACTTTAAAACAGACTGTTTCTTACAATGGCATCTGCAAAAATATCCTGACAAAAGTGCTCGCATTATATGGACAGCATCATCATTACACACAACTGCTTCACCTGGTACTACTCCAGATGCCCCAGAATATTCCAACTGCCACTATAAGTGGATCAGGCCCACAACTTCATCGTATTCAATAGCCAATGTGCTAAAATTCAACTGAAAACGTTTGTGCGGAGACACGAAGACAAGCCGAGAAAAAACAAGGACGAGTGCGCAGATCAGAAAAGACAACTTGCATATCATTTAGCATGTTCACTGTGGCAGCACTTTTTTGAGGTCCCGATTTCTGTGCATGATGAGCCACCAGTGGCTCACTCGTCATACTCCTCTGGTGCGTTGTGACCCACCAGCGAGTCGCCGGGGGTTATGCTTTTTTGAAACTTCCTGAAGCCCCAAAGAGATGGTGCCATGATGCATTACATCGGAAGCAACAAGAATTTTCCCCTCCTATGATTTCGAGCACAGCCCTTTACACAGCATATTTCATCATGACCCACTAGTGACCCACGTCGCAGTAAATGTCTTGAGACAACCTTGAGCTAGAAATATCATAAACACTGATATTCTTATTAGTTATGCTTTCAGCTTTCACATGTTTCGTATGGAAGTTTTGAGTCATGAATAAATGTTTGACGTATGGTAATATTTGGTTCATGCACATTAACCTAGAGGTTATAACAGTATAGGCTATAGTGAAGCAGGCAGCCCTTCCAATGAAGCTTCAGGATTCTGTACTTGCATTGCAAGCTACTCCTCATGAAACCCACATTGCTGCGGTACTAGAATCACAATGCTAGACATCTTTTTAGCTAGTATCCCTTATAAACAGGCCACAAAGCTTTCTTGCATCTCCTGAAGAATATCTGGCTGCATTATATGAAGAACAGTTTGTTACATTTGAATTCAACACTTTGAACGGAACTCATTTAACAAGCAAATATTTCAATAAAAATTCTAAGAAAGCAGAAAATGTGCACTGGAAGCAATAAATGAGTACAGTAATGCTTTGCTGGCCAATGTTTGCCATTTGACATACGGTGAAGTAATTGATAAACATTCAGCACACACACTTGTGCACAAAAGCAATTTTGAAATTTCAAAGTTTAAATGCTAAGACACGACTAGATGGCTTGCTGCATACTTCAATGAACAGCAATGCTGCAAAATACATCAACAAATAGATGCCGAAATTTAGTTGCCAGAAATATACTTGTGGTATGTCATAGAAAGCCAACATTTACAAAGCTCtacaagtaaaaaaataaagtaatACATGTAGAAGTACAAAGTCACCTTGGTACATACAGGTTATGAATTCAAGCAACAAATTTACAACATTGATTATAGTGAAAATGTTCAACCGTGGTGTGCACAAACACCTTCAAGAGTTCCGCACTATTATCGGCACTGAAAAGAGTAAAAAACAGGAAAATGTAATACACTTGAAACACAGGACACTAAACATAATGACAATGCTAGCATACTGAAAAAATTATGCGATACTTAATGTGGAATCAGTTTGCTGAACCCTAGTGAAGTTTTCGATGCCTCTCTCAGTAATATTAAGTTATCAAAAAAGGTGATCAGCACACAAGTAGTCAAGAACTGCGTTCTTTGGCAAGTATGTTATGGTTAAGGCTACAGCAACATCATTCTACTTCCAACTTGCTGAGGTGTCCAGTAAGTAACGCCCAACACCTGCAATTGTGTCAAGTATAAACATGCAACATGTCAGGCTACATTAAAGGTGCAGTGAATTCTAAAGAGACAAACATGACcaccaaaacaaaacaagatAGGCACTGCAGTGCAAACAGTTAACAACAATGCCCTTGCACACCATCATTACAACTGCTGCTGTTACATTACAGTGGGATATGTTGACACGTGCCTCGTGCAGATGCTGGTAAACAAAGCACTGACTGTTCACTACAGCATAGCACCACTTAAGAGTTACAGAAAATGCTCCAAATGTGAGCAGAGTGTTGCAGCAGACTCTCATCTTGCATGTCAAAGCATCCCGAGCTGTAAAAGAAAGCTCGTGCTCATAGGAGCAAGGCCAGGTACAACACTGGCAATAAGTCTTTCTTAGAACACTGCACAGGCTGGTTTTTCAGGCCCACGCCTGGCACGAGCCTGAAAGTACCAACCGTTGACCTGCCCCAGTCAGGCCAGGCAATTTTTAAACCTGGCCCGTACCCAGCCTGGGCCCGAAAGATTCTGCACCTGACCCAGCCCAGTTCTGTTCAGCCCCTTAGCCCTTGAGCCTATACGACGCTAGGTCAAGTTTTTGGTTATTGTGAGGATACTGTCATGTGATCAACAGGCACTGCGCAGTCTTCAAGCCGAATCAAAACAGCTTTCTGCCTTACATCCCCTCTTGCTAGCTACTTTAACTGTACgagaaataaacatttcatttcacTGCTATCCAAACACGCACAGAATATTATTAGAATATTTGGTATGTTAGGAGAATTGGGGGGAATCAGGCTAGCAACAGCCACTGGGAGTGACACAACGCCTGCTGACATTTAAATAGGATTATATAGAAAAGTACATCCGTTCATCACCATGCTCGTGCTTTGAAGTGCGATATGAACGGTTGTACTACATATTCTAAATAGTTGTGTGGCTATATACTACAGCGAAGACCAAGGCAAACACTCCTGTACACACTGCCAGCCACTTCATCTCACTTTTGGATCTCGTATAATCATTGGCATCTACAGTGACAGAACACGAGCCAATAAATTTGCCCTGAATGTAAATTTAAATAAGCTGGTCTATTGGCTTTCAGCAATACTATAATACATGGGCACCAGAAGCTTTCTTAATTAAAAAGTAATTGGTGATCCACAAGGCTTACGCTCATGTGCAATTATACTTTCACATGGAACACAGcattttttgttgctttattcGGCTTTATTATAACGATGCCAGTTTTTCAGTCCACAATTTAGGCATTTTTGTTTCACAATATATGCAAATTTGGACTCTGTCTACTTTTGTTTCAGTACAGTGCAACATAGTTTTTTTTCCCCATCACATTGGAATATGATCTGCTTGTTTGTTCACATAAATTCACAGGGGACCCACCTAGTGCTTGAAAAACATATGCTGCAAACATGAGGGTTGAGCCACTTAATatgtgaaaatagcattcaaaagaaaaatttgCTGAGGCAAAATTTTCTgagttttgttttctgttttacaTCCCTCTCACCAATGCTGAGTAATTCTGCAGCCTCCGCGtaggcttaaagggcccctcaccaggtctgaccattttgagctgacaagcacagagcatacaatgcatgATAACGATTCTATCTGCAAAatattacatcgctatgcgccgcaaaaagagctgaaatttcaaaccataTGCCGTTTTCCCTTATTGCGGCTGCTgcactccaagccggaggatgatgtACACgtgctcgtggtgacacgtgacttcgagaattactcaaggcaacatctgttatttgtgtaatatgttgcttgaatagatgaattaaagcttacagaaataataaaactcacaaaccaaatgtctgcaagtttttgttttacttcgcaccgcagcaagagagatgtacttccattttgtCTCCTTGTTCCCATGTTGTACAGGCACGCACAGACACCAAAACTATGTCACTTTCTACCGTGTTTCAGCatgggatcatgctctgtgatccacttgtgtctGCTTCAGTATTCGTGCAGCATTGACTTATACAACTactcaggtgtcctcgtgcaccaCGCACACAATCATGCGCTGTGCGAAATGAGGCAACTGCAACAGCTCGTGCAGTTGTCTCAACTGCAATGCACATAACTTTCTAACGTTTCATCATTTTTATTCGACTTTGTGATGTCTAGCAACTCTTCAAGTTTGCCTTTCACCACCACTCCCAACCACATAAACGCACTTCCTCTTGTTGATAGGCGGGGCCGCTGTCAAACTCAAAGTGCTACCTCTATCAAACATGGAGCCATCTTACGCCTTACACAGTCACCTCTAAAAATTCGATGTATTAAAACCCGGGAACAATGTTGACCAGAGTTTTTTAGTGTTGCAAAGATGAAAGAATCCCGGCAAAACCCATATTAAGACAACCATCGAAGTTATAGCAATAAGCAATCATGCAATGTAGCGACCACGTAGCAACATGCCATGTTGACTAAGACACCTTAATTTAGAATCTCTAGTGGTCCTCCCAAGATTTCAAAGGCTTTGACTACATGCGACATATAGTGTCTCCGTGACTGGCCCACTTTGTTATGACCATCGTTTGCCAAAGTTATCTCGCGATGGTAGGACGAGGACCATACGCCAACGATGCATGCAGTGATGGCAATGGAATTACAAAGAAGGAATTGCATCGATAGAATGATAAAGGCATTATAATGATAACGGCATGAAGACGATGGGATGATTCTGAAGTGATGATGATAAATAAATTACGATGTCATGACAGCAGTGGCACAATCACAATTGACTGATTGTGAAAATAATGTGACAATGGTGGCCTGACGACAATGGACTGATGACAAGTGTGCAACAATGATGGTGTGATGACAACAGCATGATGATGTATGACGAAAATGGTGGAACGATGACAGTATGACGGGAATGAAATAACAAAgttggaatgatgacgatggaagGACCCCGATGGTATTACAACAATggtatgacaacaaatgcatgataATGACCGTTTGTTGACAAAACAATGGTGTCTATGGCGTGAGAGCCATGACATAATCATGATTGAATGACAACAGCATGCTTATGATGGAAGGATGTCAATGGAACTGTGAACGTAGTATAACGACGAGCGTATGCCGACAATTTCCCGATGTTTTTGAAGTGACAATGGTACGACAGCATCACGAGAATGACATGACTAGAATGGGATGATCATGACTGTATGACGACATGGAACTACAGTTGAACCCGCTTATCActatactggttttaacaatataccggttataacaatgaaaagctgctgcaccgtcaacttttgtatgttttctatagggaaataacccgcttactacaatgtccccaTGCCGCATGACCGGTTATAAAGATGaaatctggctgctgggtgtccgtgtGGAAAGGTAATGGGATTCTTGAAAAGAAGAAGTGAAATGTGGGCCGCTGCACGATCACCCGCCACCTCAGCTGGATAAAAAAACAGTCCTATTTCAGAAGCAGAAGTCTGGGCATAAGCCTACAAAGTGACCGAATCTGATGGGGCAGTTCCACTGTCCCCAAAATTATTAAGTCATGTTTTAGTTGCACCAGCTCCACTGCGTATGCATATTTTACAATTATGTGACTGCTTTCAACAAAGCAGGATCAAGTGgcacacaaaagaaagatatgCAAATCTGCTCCCTTAGCATCTACAGAAACTGCAGCGCCACTGAACAGAGACTGCATTCTCAACAAACCACTTTCAAGGACATCACTTTTACTGCATTACACTGGATAAGCCAGAGGAAGCAGATGCAACAAAAAAACAGCACATCTCCCCATCAGCATTATTTTCAGGTCATGCTATTCTTTAGTACAtaacagtcgaacccacttataacgatactggttttaacaatatatcggttataacaatgagaagctgctgcaccatcaacttttttatgttttctatgatgaaataacctgcttactacaatgccccgatgccacattatcggttataatgatgaagtctggctgctgggtgtccgacccgaaaggtagtgaaatgcgaaatccttgaaaagaaaaaacgaaaatgagaaattcgagccactgcacgatgggccgctgctccaacagcctccgtgcgctcattttccagccatctctaCGCGGCTCTCTCccatcgcccttccacccctccgaacacgaatggacTGCGCCCATAGCTCTTTGCAGCCCCAAcctccgaaacacaaatggaccgcgccaactgcgccgcaagcagattgctcgcatgttgctcgctggctccttaTTCAGTGCAGTTATGCGAACAGCTTAATCgcttgcatttgtttttgttggttgtgtcgaagtcgttcctggccacgcaGTTTCTCAACTTTGCTTGACTCGCTGttgaaacggaagatggctgatccgcccgctgatcatcggcaatgcacgccattgccggtgaaaagaaagcacaaggctatagatttggaaactaagtgcttctaactaaTGAGACAATTGtagcgaacgtgcttgcatcagatagcgagaGCAACGACGGtagcgatgacgcggtagggcaggctgcctcaacgttgtcctcacaggaggcccggcatgattcagtccctccggggcttCGTTTTCACGAGGAACCTTCTGTAGCACTACGTGGAAcgcttggatgccttggagaaggatgtcagcaagcttcgcgtaaagcatgcatggctgacagacattggcttttctcgtgcaagccagtgagaagtacgtggtgagatgcttgtggcgatctctcctcagcgtttcttctggatttctcaagctgacaggctgccgtggcagccttcttgcaatttttaaaaggccccttttggggccaacAAAATGTGATACCTCGGCGGTGCTcacatatcgcttgccacccgtgacacctttttgcagttgttatagcagtgccattccttaacgccgacagccgcggcttgttacacgtGATCGGAGTGCCCAGGAAGCTGTTAAAcaagtcaacacaatcagcagccgggcggaggaaggtggtggggaggggcactggcctccccgcctATATAGTTTTCTCTTATCAGCtatgccatccccctattttgattttttcatgcaacttgGTTATAaaaattattggttataacaatggaattttcgtggcacttgaataattaatgttataagtgggttcaactgtacatAGAATGGTCACTGCCTCAGCGAAACATCCCACTTGATGTTTATCAACTGAGAATATAGCTCTGTGGTGTCTGTTGCATTGCATTGCAGCCACATCAGTTGCTTCAAACAGGTGCGACATGCCAGCCCCAGAAGCTGACTAGTACTCCCAGAGCAATGGCCCTGTCACCCTGTCAATCACTTTGTTTtgaacaataatttttttctctccttttgtgCAGTTTGAGTTCAGGCAGGTTTCAAGAATACCTGGGTTCAGGTTCAGTCCCAGCCAAAACGCCCGTTTATGGGCAGTTCTCAGTTCAACACTATTTCTAACTGAAACAGTACCCAAGATTTTGTTGGCTACCTACAGCTCACTGCTAATTTTACAAGAAACATCATGCTTAAACAGTACTAGATTACCAAGATTTTGTTGGCTACCTACAGCTCACTGCTAATTTTACAAGAAACATCATGCTTAAACAGTACTAGATTACAAGTAGGACTCCACAAATGTATCAAATACACCTTTGAACTTCTCCCTTGGAAATTTAACATTTGCAGCATCGCTGTTTTAACTGTTCCATAATTCCACAATTTTGTCTTTACATTACTAACTAAAAAACAGCAccaaaacaaaaattatttcagtctTACAATGCTTTTAAACATCGGAATATATTTTTCAAGTTTGAGAAGCTCACTCAGACCGAAGTAAATTTCGTTTTCTTGTTGAAAATATGGAGAACATCCTTGCAAAATTTTTTCACCAGGAAAATAAGCATTCAACCTTGACAATTTTAATGTTGTGGTACATTTAGCCATCACCCTTATTCCTTTTTCTCCTGGGGATGCAGAGAATAGCAAAAGTTACAAGATGACACAAAGAAATACAAATGGACAAAACACACAATATGCACATGAATGGTTGCACAAGCTAGCTTGACATCAGCAGCTGTGTGCAACATGAACAAGGTAATTCATAAGAGCTGGTTTAAATATATCAGCACAAAAGGTGTTAATGTGGTTCAAAATCATGTCCACAGAACATAATGTAAATCTGTGACATGAAGCTGGTTCAACATGTGTGCCACCATGCATGCCACGTGTAAACAGACTCTTCCACATATAGGCTGACTGTCCTAATTCAGGACAATCATAATAATAATGCTGACTTATACTCAGCAATATACAATAACCTAAGACTATTCAAAATTATAAGTGCCCTTAACTTTTATGCACATTAATACACATAAGAATTTTATTTCACAAAATCTACAACTCACCAAATATGATTAGTAAAATTGCCAGGATGACTAGAACCAGTAGTACCTTCACCTGGAAATAAGTGAAAAGTTCAACCCACTTTCTTCATTCAAGCTGGCTATGAGGGTTGGTCATTTTAAGAATGCACAAAGAAAAGTATATGCAGTTTTTAATTAAAGCCATTAAATACGTAAATGCTAGAATTAAACAAGGCATGGCTTAAGTTTCATGTCAACACCTCAAGAAGTCGAACAAAAGTACAAGCAGTTTTTAATTAAAACCATTAAATACGTTAATGTTGAATTAAACAAGCCATGATTTAAGTTTCATGTCAGCACCTCAAGTAGTCGAACTTTCTTTATTAGGGCCAATGTTCAAAGAATATCCAGTATTGGTTTTCACATCTCTAGCCTTGTTTCTCTTTCCTTCTGTGTGCACTGAGTGGCATGAAAAGCTGTAGTACATCAAGTTTGCCCGCTTTAAGCGTGTTTCATGGCATTTCTAATCAAAGCATGCACAGCCACTCACCCTCATGTTGCGCCACCACATACGACTCTGCATCTTCTTTGCCGTAGACCAAAACTGATCAGCATTTGTGGCAAGAGAATCTGAAATACATTTAATAACCTATAAACCAAGTTTTCTTAACAGTGGCAGCAACAAATATTGGACAAACATATATttcaataaatgaataaatacagCATTTATTAACATAAAGCTGGCTCTATGGCCTAAGTGGGAAGAGGTGGGTATGGGAGCAAAGGAGAGAGGAGGGACATCGTGGGAGTTAGCAGCTGATCTTGAGGATGTCACCTAGAGCTCCTCTAAACAAGGTGGATGACAACTGTTTCATGAGCAAGTGCATAGGCCTGCCTTGAGAGCGCCCCACGTATTCCCTTGCAGTCAAATTCAATCATCAATGTCAGCTGCCATGCCTCGGTGCTTGGTATACTGGCAGGTGAATGCTCTCCACTCCCATAGCAGGCGATAAATGTTTGGGCAGGTTTCCATTTAGCATGCTGGACAGGCAAGGTCAAGTGGAGGTGTGTTCGATTTGGAGGCATTACGTTTATTATAAAGCACTCCACTATCAAGGAGAATAGCacattacagtaaaaccttgttaactGGGATTATATGCAGCTAGAAGAAAATATCTCAATAAATCAAATTATCAAATGGACCAAGAAAACCTGAAACAAATGCTCGCTACATCAACACGCCCTTCTTTTCTAAAGAAATCTGTTACCCACAGCAGAGAGGCGCGATCTTTCTGTACCGACGTGGTAGTGGCCCGCTCATGTTGACGCACGTTCCGAAGGACCAGAGTAAAGTTTACCCAAATACCCAAATTTCCCTTTAACCATATCTGCATGAAAACTGCAATTCTCATCTCATGACAGCTACAAGGGGTCTCAGTGGCATAGGCCTCACAAATTCCTTTATAGCACAGCAGCAGCACAAGACATGCTTTCATCTGAATAGATGTGCTTTTAAAGAACAAGCTCACATCCCGATTATTTTGTGACCAGGGGACCAGCTGGCAAATTATTGTCAACTGCAATATAGCCAGAGGGTTTGACACCAGTGGATAGGCCAGAGTAGAATCGCATTTCATAACTGACAGTTTCTACAACATTTGCAGCATTGCATGCCTCACACTGAATCAAAATGAGTCCACAGCTTGCAGCAACCACTGCTGTGACCATAGCAAATACATTTCTTACATTTCTTTCCTACCCCATCAGAatgcagctgtcatggctgggaAACAAGGTCAAACTTTATGCACAGCAGTGAAACACCACAGCTACTAGGCGAATGTGGCAAGTGTTGCATTCATACTAACAAGACAGAGAAGTTTCATGCAAAAAGTTCTCATCATACCCGATTTCTCTTCAAGGTCTTCCAACCTTTCCCCTCGTTCCATAATTTTTTCAATATTGTCCTTCATGATGCTTGAGACTTCATCTACTTGAAATTGCACCCTGCAAAGGACAGAACCAACTAATCAGAGGCATGTCCAAGATTTCCTCCGAGAACCTAGTGACATATCCATGCTGACAATGTCTCTTACTCTGTTTTGCATCTTAAGTTTGCTGAGTTACA
This Dermacentor albipictus isolate Rhodes 1998 colony chromosome 1, USDA_Dalb.pri_finalv2, whole genome shotgun sequence DNA region includes the following protein-coding sequences:
- the LOC135914197 gene encoding vesicle-associated membrane protein 4-like, with amino-acid sequence MPPKFRRYLSEEDVTEAAEPEKEKLLQDEDEDFFLKGPTSSGKTLTIQDKKLRRVQFQVDEVSSIMKDNIEKIMERGERLEDLEEKSDSLATNADQFWSTAKKMQSRMWWRNMRVKVLLVLVILAILLIIFVPIIVRNS